A section of the Roseomonas marmotae genome encodes:
- the sppA gene encoding signal peptide peptidase SppA, with protein MSASLQPDLLVDRRRLKRQLLVWRVLAVLLAALAAFVAFRGATSLAGRGHLVRLKVEGAITDDYRVSDTLEAAARNSAVKGLILSIDSPGGTVSGGEALHAAVARFQQRKPVVAVMRGTAASAAYMAALPAERIFARESTITGSIGVLMQSFDVSELLEAIGVQPETLTSGPLKAQPSPFQPLTPEGRAAMQSVINDLQSQFVGMVAEGRHMTVEEVRPLADGRVYTGRQALSLKLVDAIGGEPQARAWLAEARQIPANIPVRDLDPRDFSERTFGFALRGIAKSVISEWLAIDGVRAVWQP; from the coding sequence ATGAGCGCTTCCCTGCAACCTGACCTTCTGGTCGACCGCCGGCGCCTGAAGCGGCAGCTTCTCGTCTGGCGCGTCCTGGCCGTGCTGCTGGCGGCTCTGGCGGCCTTCGTCGCCTTCCGGGGCGCCACCAGCCTCGCCGGCCGCGGGCACCTGGTGCGGCTGAAGGTCGAGGGCGCCATCACCGACGACTACCGCGTCTCCGACACGCTGGAGGCCGCCGCGCGCAACAGCGCCGTGAAGGGCCTGATCCTCTCCATCGACAGCCCCGGCGGCACCGTCTCGGGCGGGGAGGCGCTGCATGCGGCCGTCGCCCGCTTCCAGCAGCGCAAGCCGGTCGTGGCGGTGATGCGCGGCACCGCCGCCTCCGCCGCCTATATGGCCGCCCTGCCGGCCGAGCGGATCTTCGCGCGGGAGAGCACGATCACCGGCTCCATCGGCGTGCTGATGCAATCCTTCGACGTGTCGGAGCTGCTGGAGGCCATCGGCGTGCAGCCGGAAACGCTGACCTCCGGCCCGCTGAAGGCGCAGCCCAGCCCCTTCCAGCCCCTGACGCCGGAGGGCCGCGCGGCCATGCAGTCCGTCATCAACGACCTGCAAAGCCAGTTCGTGGGCATGGTGGCCGAGGGCCGGCACATGACGGTCGAGGAAGTGCGTCCGCTGGCGGACGGCCGAGTCTATACCGGGCGCCAGGCGCTCTCGCTGAAGCTGGTGGATGCCATCGGCGGAGAGCCTCAGGCCCGCGCCTGGCTGGCCGAGGCCAGGCAGATTCCGGCCAATATCCCTGTGCGCGACCTCGATCCTCGCGATTTTTCCGAGCGGACCTTTGGCTTCGCCTTGCGTGGCATCGCGAAAAGCGTGATTTCAGAATGGCTTGCGATTGACGGCGTGCGGGCCGTTTGGCAGCCTTGA
- the ihfB gene encoding integration host factor subunit beta, whose product MTKSELIAQLAAANPHLRQPDVELIVGTIFDEISAALARGDRVELRGFGAFSAKQRDPRTGRNPRTGEAVEVASKAVPYFKPGKELRERVNGGPLQAPRRGAGGRSAAPAE is encoded by the coding sequence ATGACGAAATCCGAATTGATCGCGCAGCTGGCGGCGGCCAATCCGCATCTGCGGCAGCCGGATGTCGAGCTGATCGTGGGCACCATCTTCGACGAGATCAGCGCCGCCCTGGCGCGCGGGGACCGGGTGGAGCTGCGCGGCTTCGGCGCCTTCTCCGCCAAGCAGCGCGACCCCCGCACCGGCCGCAACCCCCGCACGGGTGAGGCGGTGGAAGTGGCCAGCAAGGCCGTGCCCTATTTCAAGCCGGGCAAGGAACTGCGGGAGCGCGTGAATGGCGGCCCGCTGCAGGCGCCCCGCCGCGGCGCCGGCGGCCGCAGCGCCGCGCCGGCGGAGTAA